The DNA region CCGGAGGTGGTTGCGAACGGCACGGGAGGAGTACGCGCGGTCGGCCAGGACAACCAGGGGCCGGGCGCGTGGTCTGCCCACACCGCTTCGGGTCACGCGGATGCGAGACATCACCGTCCCGAAGGCGGGTGCGTCACCGTCCTGGCCTGCTGCGACGGCGAAGGCGAGGGCCGCGCACCGCCGTCCGCGGCCAGGTGAACCTCAGTGCTCAGCCCGCCGCCGGAACGCCCGAGCGCGTGGTCATCGAGTTCGTTGGAGCGGGCCGTCCCCCCTTTACGGGCTCCGGCGGCGTGCTGGTGAGCCCGGACGATGGGGCCGGCATCAACGGCACGATCCGGTTCCACATCACATCGGTGATCAACAATCGGACAGACACATCCGATCAACTGACCAGCTCATCAAAGAGACACGCGCTGGGCACCGTGCCCCTCACGTGCCCGATCGACCGGGAAACCACGGGGAACAGCGGTCGATCACAGGGACCTGAAACAGCGAGAGCCTCCGACCGATGTTGCTGGTCAGAGGCTCTCAGCCATGCGGTGGGTGTGGGATTTGAACCCACGGTCACATCGCTGCGACGACGGTTTTCAAGACCGTTCCCTTAGGCCGCTCGGGCAACCCACCCCGCGCCGCTGAGAGATCGGCGCGGGGACAAGACTAACGGGTCAGCTGTCACCCTCGCGCTGGCCCAGGGTGACTTCGGCCGTCTGCTGCTTGCCGTCGCGGGTGTAGGTGAGTTTGACGGTGTCGCCGGGCTGGTGGGTCCAGATCTCGCCGATGAGGGTGGGACCGCTGTCGATCACCCGGTCGTCGAGCTTGGTGATGACGTCTCCGGGCTTGAGGCCGGCCTTGGCGGCGGGGCCGTTCGGCGTGACCGCGTCCGAGCCGCTGGCGCCCTGCTCGGTGATCTTCGCGCCCGTGCCCTCCTCCAGGGAGACCGAGGCGCCGATCACCGGGTAGACGGGCTTGCCGGTCTTGATCAGCTGCTGGGCGACGGTCTTCGCCTGGTTGATCGGGATCGCGAAGCCCAGGCCGATGGAACCGGACTGGCTCGTGCCGCCCAGGCCGCCGCTGGAGGACTGGATGGCGGAGTTGATCCCGATGACCGAGCCGTTCGCGTCCAGCAGCGGGCCGCCGGAGTTGCCCGGGTTGATCGAGGCGTCGGTCTGCAGGGCGCTCATGTACGAGGCCTTGCTCTGGGCACTGCCGTCGCTGGAGGCCACCGGGCGGTTCTTGGCGCTGATGATGCCCGTGGTCACCGTGTTCGACAGGCCGAAGGGCGCGCCGATCGCGATCGTCGAGTCGCCGACGGCGACCTTGTCGGAGTTGCCGAGGGGCAACGGCTTGAGATCGTTCGGAGCGTTCTTGAGCTTGATCACCGCGACGTCGTAGCCCTGGGCGTGGCCGACGACCTCGGCCTCGTACTTCTTGCCGTTCGAGAAGGTCGCCGAGAGCTTGCCGCTGTCGACCGCCTCCGCCACCACGTGGTTGTTGGTGAGGATGTGGCCCTGGGTGTCGAAGACGAAGCCGGTGCCCGTGCCGCCCTCGCCGTTGCTCCCCTCGGCCTCGATGGTGACCGTGCTCGGCAGAGCCGTGGCGGCCACGGTCGCGACCGTGCCCGGGTCACGCTTGAGGTCGCCGCCGCTCTGGGAGGCGGCAACCGTCGTGGAGTCCGTGGAACTGTCGTTCCGGTCGGCAGCCCAGTAGCCGATGCCACCGCCCACGCCGCCCGCGACCAGCGCGGCCACCAGCACCGCGGCGACCAGACCGCCGCGCCCGCCGGACTTGGGCTTGGGCGCCGGCTGTTGGTACGAGGAACCCCAGACGTCCCCCGAGCCGCCCTCACCCCCGCTCGCGTACGAGGGTGTGGCCGGCGGCGGAGGCGGCCAGGCGCCCGCTTCCGGTGCCGGGCCCGCGGCCTCGGGCGCCCCGGAGGGAACCGGGGGCAACGTGGCCGTCGGCGCGCCTCCTTGGGCAGCGCCCGACTCCTGCGGGTAGGCGGGTCCCTGGGACGGAGCCGTGCCCTGATGGGGGTCCATAGGGTTCGCTCCCGGCGACACCCCCTGCTCCGGCGGCACGGAAGCAGCAGGAGTGTCCACCGGCACGGGAGGTGCAGACGGGGCCGGGGGTACCGCAGTGCCCTCGTTCTCGGTGCTCACAGCTCTTCCTCTCGATCCACGGCTGTTCATTCAGGTCGCACTCGGTCACGATCACTCACGTGTGTTCATGACTCCACCCGCGTGTGTTCAGGAACCGGCGCGATTCAGCTGTGCATGTGCTTTTGTATGCCGTCAGCTTTTCCCATGGGCCGTCAGGGCACCATAAGCGGTGCCTGTGACTCCGGGATCTTCATTTATATCGGACAGGTCTGACAAAACCATCGCATGCACCACGCCACCGCTCTCACGCCTACCCACTCGCGATGGCACCATGACGCGGTGACCCACGCACGACAGCACCTGACCCAGGTCGTCGCCCACCGCGGGGCCTCCGAAGAGGCCCCGGAGCACACCCTGGCCGCGTACGAGAAGGCGATCGAGGACGGGGCGGACGCCCTGGAGTGCGATGTACGGCTGACCGCGGACGGACATCTCGTCTGTGTCCACGACCGCCGCGTCAACCGCACCTCCAACGGCCGCGGCGCCGTCTCCGCCCTGGAGCTCGCCGACCTCGCCACCCTGGACTTCGGCTCCTGGAAGAACCGCGACGAAGCGCCCGACTGGGAACAACAGCGGCCCCCGTCCTGGGAGCAGCAGTCCGTCCTCACCCTGGAGCGCCTGCTCGAACTCGTCGCCGACGCCGGCCGCCCCGTACAGCTCGCCATCGAGACGAAGCACCCCACCCGCTGGGCGGGCCAGGTCGAGGAGCGCCTGCTCGTACTGCTGAAGCGCTTCGGCCTGGACGCCCCGCCCTCGGCCGCCGAATCGCCCGTGCGCGTCATGAGTTTCTCGGCGCGCTCGCTGCACCGCGTCCGTGCCGCGTCCCCGACGCTGCCGACGGTCTATCTCATGCAGTTCGTCTCGCCCCGGCTGCGCGACGGACGGCTGCCCGCGGGTGTGCGGATCGCGGGACCCTCGATGCGCATCGTCCGCAACCACCCGGCGTACATCGAACGCCTGAAGCGTGCCGGACATCACGTTCACGTATGGACGGTGAACAAGCCCGAGGACGTCGATCTCTGTGTCGGGCTGGGCGTCGACGCCATCATCACCAACCGCCCGCGCGCGGTGCGCCACCAGCTGGGCCGCTGACCTGGGGCCCAGCAGGGCCTCCTGTGCGGCTACCCCCACGCCTCGGCCACACCGTCGAATTCAGGCCACACGGTTACAGGGAGTGCTCCGGCGCGTTCGGTCCGTATTCGATCGTTACGAGTGCGTCACTGCACGTGCATTGGCCGGTTTCCGGTCCAGTCCAGGGGGGCATTCACACCGTGGCGTGGGGCAAAGGAGGTCTCGGGGGTGGCGTTGGTGGTGGCACAGGAGGTGCCCACGTCGTCGAGCATGGCCGTACCCCATGGCCCTGCGGGCGTGGGGGAAGCAAGACACCGGATGCGGGCTCAGCTGCGCACCGGCGGTGTGGCGGAAACGGTCATCGACGATGCCGTACTGATCCTTTCCGAACTACTGAGCAACGCCTGCCGACACGGCAGGCCGTTGGGTGACGCACTGGCGGGGGACGGCGACGTCCGGGCCGCGTGGCGCGTCGAACCGACCGGCAGGCTCACCGTCGAGGTGACGGACGGCGGTGGTCCGACCCGTCCGGTTCCGGCCACACCCTCGGTCACCGCGCGCGGCGGCCGCGGGCTGAACATCATCACGGCACTGGCCGACGACTGGGGTGTCCGGGACGACGCCCGCGGTGAGGTCACGGTGTGGGTGGTCGTGCACAAGGACGCACACGCGGCTCATCGCCGCGCCGACTTCGCCGCGCGTGTCACGGCCCCGTCGGTGTCCGCGATACCCGACCTCGACTTCGGGAACGCATTCGACACCCTGGACTGAGAACGAACCGGACCGACGAACGGCCCGAGCCAAGAATCCGCCGCCCCCCGATACGGCCCGAGCCCCACACGGCCCGAAGCCAGGACGACCTGGTCCGAAGCAGCCCGAAGCAGACGGAAGCACTGGTTCAAGGACGAACCGAATCACCGCTTCCGGGACGACTCGGCACGTTGTCCACAGGGTCCCGTGACTCCCCGTACGAGCGGCTAGGCTCGCGCCCGTACGAGTCGAGCCGTAACCGGGAGACATCCACGATGGCCAAGAAGCGACCCCAGACGAAGGCCAAGCAGCCTCAGCTGACGGATGGAGAGATCCCGGTCGTCGGGGCGCGCGAGCCCTGCCCATGCAACAGCGGCCGCCGTTACAAGGCCTGTCACGGACGGGCCGCCGCGCACGCCGTGACCGAGCTGGTGCACCGCCCCTTCGAGGCACTGGCGGGCGAGGGCGACTGGGTCGCGCTGCGCGAGCTGGTGCCCGCGGCCACTGTCGAACTGCATCTGAAGGAGGCGCTCCCGGAGGGCGTCCCGTCGGTCACGCTCGCGACGGTGCTGCCGATGGCGTGGCCCGCGCTGCGCCGCGAAGACGGTTCGGTCCTGATCGGCCTGCAGAACGACACCGCGTCCGGTGACATCAGCCGCGACCTGGCCGACACCCTCACGCGCGCGCTCACCGCGGAGCCCGGCACTCCGGTCCAGGGCCGCCGCGCCCCGGCCGACGGACCGCGGCTGCAGGACCTCCTCGACCCCGAAGGCGCGTTCGAGCCAGTTGTGCACCCGGGGTTCGAATTCTGGGTTCCGGACGCGCAGAACGCGACCACGGAGGTGACCGCCTCCCTGGAGCGCGCGAACGCCGCCGCCATCCCGACCGTGAAGCTCGCGGGTGTCGACGCCGCGTACTGGTGCGAGACGCCCGACAAGAACCACCTGCGCTGGGTCATGCCGCACCCGGAGGAGCAGCTTCTGGACGCGCTCGCCCGGCTGCACGCCGCGGGCCGGTCGAGCCTCGGCGACGGCACCCGTCTCGTGGGCTCCTTCCGTGCCCACGGCCTCACGGTGCCGGTCTGGGACCTGCCGACCGGCGTCTCGGCGGACGATGTCGAGAAGCCGGCGGCCGAGTTCGCCGAGCGGCTCGCCACCGCGCTGGCCTCGGACGCGCCGCTCACCGCGGACGAGCGCCGGGCGCGCGGCGGTCTCACCAACCGGCAGGTCACGCTCAGCTGAGACACAGCTGACACCCAGATCGGACTGGCCGACCGGTCAGTCGGCCGACAGGGTCGTGGACCGGGTGACTCCTGTCACAACTCCCCGTTGCGGCAGGGAAGTCGGTGTCCGAATAGCCGAGATCGAATTTGCGAACCGCCGATCTCTTGTTACCGTTCCATTAGCCCGGTTGCTGGTGCATCCCCCGTCGCCAGCAACCGGGTCTTTTCATTCCCGGATCCGGGCCCCATGCCGGCTGAAGCCTCAACGCGCAGTCTGCGCAGGTGAGTTGCTCCCCGAGCGCAACAACAGCGGCCCCTCGTCCCCCTTCGCGAACTCCACGACCGCCGTGTACGCACCCGCGTCCCCCGCCGTGCGCTCCCG from Streptomyces sp. NBC_00258 includes:
- a CDS encoding S1C family serine protease — encoded protein: MSTENEGTAVPPAPSAPPVPVDTPAASVPPEQGVSPGANPMDPHQGTAPSQGPAYPQESGAAQGGAPTATLPPVPSGAPEAAGPAPEAGAWPPPPPATPSYASGGEGGSGDVWGSSYQQPAPKPKSGGRGGLVAAVLVAALVAGGVGGGIGYWAADRNDSSTDSTTVAASQSGGDLKRDPGTVATVAATALPSTVTIEAEGSNGEGGTGTGFVFDTQGHILTNNHVVAEAVDSGKLSATFSNGKKYEAEVVGHAQGYDVAVIKLKNAPNDLKPLPLGNSDKVAVGDSTIAIGAPFGLSNTVTTGIISAKNRPVASSDGSAQSKASYMSALQTDASINPGNSGGPLLDANGSVIGINSAIQSSSGGLGGTSQSGSIGLGFAIPINQAKTVAQQLIKTGKPVYPVIGASVSLEEGTGAKITEQGASGSDAVTPNGPAAKAGLKPGDVITKLDDRVIDSGPTLIGEIWTHQPGDTVKLTYTRDGKQQTAEVTLGQREGDS
- a CDS encoding DUF5926 family protein, encoding MAKKRPQTKAKQPQLTDGEIPVVGAREPCPCNSGRRYKACHGRAAAHAVTELVHRPFEALAGEGDWVALRELVPAATVELHLKEALPEGVPSVTLATVLPMAWPALRREDGSVLIGLQNDTASGDISRDLADTLTRALTAEPGTPVQGRRAPADGPRLQDLLDPEGAFEPVVHPGFEFWVPDAQNATTEVTASLERANAAAIPTVKLAGVDAAYWCETPDKNHLRWVMPHPEEQLLDALARLHAAGRSSLGDGTRLVGSFRAHGLTVPVWDLPTGVSADDVEKPAAEFAERLATALASDAPLTADERRARGGLTNRQVTLS
- a CDS encoding ATP-binding protein, whose protein sequence is MRHCTCIGRFPVQSRGAFTPWRGAKEVSGVALVVAQEVPTSSSMAVPHGPAGVGEARHRMRAQLRTGGVAETVIDDAVLILSELLSNACRHGRPLGDALAGDGDVRAAWRVEPTGRLTVEVTDGGGPTRPVPATPSVTARGGRGLNIITALADDWGVRDDARGEVTVWVVVHKDAHAAHRRADFAARVTAPSVSAIPDLDFGNAFDTLD
- a CDS encoding glycerophosphodiester phosphodiesterase gives rise to the protein MTHARQHLTQVVAHRGASEEAPEHTLAAYEKAIEDGADALECDVRLTADGHLVCVHDRRVNRTSNGRGAVSALELADLATLDFGSWKNRDEAPDWEQQRPPSWEQQSVLTLERLLELVADAGRPVQLAIETKHPTRWAGQVEERLLVLLKRFGLDAPPSAAESPVRVMSFSARSLHRVRAASPTLPTVYLMQFVSPRLRDGRLPAGVRIAGPSMRIVRNHPAYIERLKRAGHHVHVWTVNKPEDVDLCVGLGVDAIITNRPRAVRHQLGR